From Scylla paramamosain isolate STU-SP2022 chromosome 18, ASM3559412v1, whole genome shotgun sequence, one genomic window encodes:
- the LOC135109167 gene encoding xylosyltransferase oxt-like isoform X2, with the protein MSGEESWWWWSCCVFVRYSGYYVLRLGSDERPVERDYLHVLPSDDKSPVDVESRVYQVDKGDADSHNKGPPDALDMNSHELSREWLGIDLPCAIRSRESLSAIRRATTDHCKALIANITCHIQAGTFYPTRLQSSCPTNGKVRGKYMGCFMDSRENRLLRGHAGQLKRNTPNLCCDVCYQRGYMYAGVEYGRECFCGNEELSLQMKASDQMCSMACTGDPKLKCGDYLYISIYQTGLAKYTPVALKVPSPYPVNKSARVAFILTVNGRAIRQMRRLVKALYHKDHYFFIHVDSRQDYLFREVLKLEEQFSNIRVSQYRLSTIWGGASLLRILLHCMVQITKIKEWKWDFIINLSESDYPIKKNEELVAFLTSNKDRNFLKSHGHDTNKFLQKQGLDRTFLECENHMWRIGERRLPLGVRVDGGSDWLCLNRAFVEYVVTSQSQLVQGLKKVYSYTLLPAESFFHTVLRNSEFCQSFTDNNLHITNWKRKLGCKCQYKHIVDWCGCSPNDFTPGDWGKLEASVSRNLFFARKFEAVISQAIINQVDGWLYTPYYTSTPGLESYWENRYHHDDTPQSSMDVALTLYHSGARLSTRAVGQLATTSGSNCKVYATSVLEAHSYHLSDILKGVLVRYVAKSDMETTFQLETWIFRHIKYVPPFEKSHHRLVDLEVGTDFDVKEQVFRNFGVPLGPNSDVTVMLRWSAGVAVEDQVAEDNVQHPQIVLMDPTLTIAAEELLTLEPGEQVLSYTFTLRKPLLPGSWMIKIIISGAVVASHSFLVLPMQFVQGQQISVQKARELHRGPSEPYTDDDLSHLTALFALSHPGNVSAKEVTSHHSNLYGPQLSQWIDELVSRFYTIQDSCYVAGQDVPECVRFLLDSCSHTSWSSLAPDPKSDLGEVDDRTGRISDPYRIGNREF; encoded by the exons GCTACTCTGGGTACTACGTGCTGCGCCTTGGGTCAGATGAGCGGCCCGTGGAGAGGGACTACCTGCACGTCCTGCCCTCAGACGAT AAATCCCCGGTGGATGTTGAGAGCAGAGTGTACCAGGTTGACAAGGGTGATGCTGACAGTCATAATAAAG GCCCACCTGACGCCCTGGACATGAACAGTCATGAGCTGAGCCGTGAGTGGTTGGGCATTGACCTTCCGTGTGCCATCAGAAGTAGGGAGAGTCTGTCTGCCATCAGAAGAGCCACAACAGACCACTGCAAGGCACTTATTGCCAATATTACTTGCCAT aTTCAGGCTGGTACATTTTACCCTACAAGACTTCAGAGTTCCTGTCCTACTAATG GAAAAGTCAGGGGCAAATACATGGGATGTTTTATGGACAGCAGAGAGAACCGTCTGCTCCGGGGACACGCAGGGCAACTGAAGCGCAACACCCCAAACCTGTGCTGTGACGTGTGCTACCAGAGGGGCTATATGTATGCCGGTGTGGAGTATGG GAGAGAATGCTTCTGTGGGAATGAAGAACTGTCACTCCAGATGAAAGCGTCTGACCAAATGTGCAGCATGGCTTGCACTGGTGACCCCAAACTCAAGTGTGGTGACTACCTCTACATCAGCATCTACCAAACAGGACTGGCCA AATACACACCTGTAGCACTGAAAGTGCCCTCCCCATACCCAGTTAATAAATCTGCAAGAGTTGCATTCATTCTTACTGTCAATGGGCGAGCTATAAGACAGATGAGGCGGCTGGTGAAGGCACTCTACCACAAGGACCACTACTTCTTCATTCATGTTGACTCT CGGCAAGACTATCTGTTCCGAGAAGTGCTAAAGCTGGAGGAGCAGTTCAGTAACATTCGTGTATCCCAGTACCGGCTCTCCACCATCTGGGGAGGTGCCTCACTTCTCAGAATCCTCCTTCACTGCATGGTTCAGATCACCAAGATCAAGGAGTGGAAATGGGATTTCATCATCAACCTTAGTGAATCTGATTATCCCATCAA gaagaatgaagagctAGTGGCATTCCTAACCAGCAACAAGGATCGCAATTTCCTCAAGTCACATGGTCATGACACCAACAAGTTCCTCCAGAAGCAAGGCCTTGACCGCACCTTCCTGGAGTGTGAGAACCACATGTGGAGGATTGGGGAACGTCGCCTTCCTCTTG GAGTTCGTGTGGATGGTGGGAGTGACTGGCTGTGTCTGAACAGAGCTTTTGTTGAGTATGTGGTGACCAGCCAGAGTCAACTAGTGCAGGGACTCAAGAAAGTATACTCTTACACATTGTTACCAGCTGAG TCTTTCTTTCATACTGTGTTGCGCAACTCGGAATTCTGCCAAAGCTTCACAGACAACAACCTTCACATCACCAACTGGAAAAGAAAGTTGGGCTGCAAGTGTCAGTACAAACACATTGTTGACTGGTGTGGCTGCTCACCAAATGACTTCACTCCAGGGGATTGGGGAAAGCTGGAG GCCTCAGTATCCAGGAATTTATTCTTCGCTCGAAAGTTTGAAGCTGTCATAAGTCAGGCCATTATCAACCAAGTGGATGGGTGGCTCTACACACCCTATTATACCT CTACTCCTGGTCTTGAGAGTTACTGGGAGAACCGATACCACCATGATGACACTCCACAAAGTAGCATGGATGTGGCCCTCACCCTGTATCACTCTGGGGCCAGACTTAGCACCCGTGCTGTGGGTCAGCTTGCAACCACGAGTGGTAGCAATTGTAAGGTGTATGCTACATCTGTGCTTGAGGCACATTCTTATCATCTCAGTGATATTCTAAAg GGTGTCTTGGTACGATATGTGGCAAAAAGCGATATGGAAACGACTTTTCAACTTGAGACTTGGATATTTCGCCATATTAAATATGTGCCACCATTTGAGAAGTCCCATCATCGGCTTGTA GATCTTGAGGTTGGAACAGATTTTGATGTGAAAGAGCAAGTTTTCCGCAACTTTGGTGTGCCTCTGGGCCCCAACAGTGATGTGACTGTGATGTTGCGGTGGTCTGCTGGAGTAGCTGTCGAGGACCAGGTTGCTGAAGACAACGTACAACATCCACAGATTGTGTTGATGGATCCCACCTTGACCATTGCTGCAGAGGAGCTACTCACTTTAGAGCCAGGGGAGCAG GTTTTGTCCTACACCTTCACCCTGCGCAAGCCACTCTTGCCAGGATCATGGATGATCAAGATCATCATTAGTGGCGCAGTGGTGGCGTCACATTCATTCCTAGTCTTACCCATGCAGTTTGTACAAGGGCAGCAGATATCGGTCCAGAAGGCAAG AGAATTGCACCGAGGGCCATCTGAGCCATACACAGATGATGACCTCAGTCATCTCACTGCCCTCTTTGCTCTGAGTCACCCTGGCAATGTGTCAGCTAAGGAAGTCACAAGCCATCATTCTAATTTGTATGGACCACAGCTGTCACAATGGATAGATGAACTAGTCAGCAG ATTCTACACAATCCAAGATTCCTGCTATGTGGCTGGCCAGGATGTCCCAGAGTGTGTTCGCTTCTTGTTAGACTCCTGCTCCCACACTTCCTGGAGCTCTCTGGCACCTGACCCAAAGTCAGATCTTGGTGAGGTTGATgacagaactggaagaatttcTGATCCATATCGCATTGGAAATAGAGAATTTTAG
- the LOC135109167 gene encoding xylosyltransferase oxt-like isoform X3 → MGCFMDSRENRLLRGHAGQLKRNTPNLCCDVCYQRGYMYAGVEYGRECFCGNEELSLQMKASDQMCSMACTGDPKLKCGDYLYISIYQTGLAKYTPVALKVPSPYPVNKSARVAFILTVNGRAIRQMRRLVKALYHKDHYFFIHVDSRQDYLFREVLKLEEQFSNIRVSQYRLSTIWGGASLLRILLHCMVQITKIKEWKWDFIINLSESDYPIKKNEELVAFLTSNKDRNFLKSHGHDTNKFLQKQGLDRTFLECENHMWRIGERRLPLGVRVDGGSDWLCLNRAFVEYVVTSQSQLVQGLKKVYSYTLLPAESFFHTVLRNSEFCQSFTDNNLHITNWKRKLGCKCQYKHIVDWCGCSPNDFTPGDWGKLEASVSRNLFFARKFEAVISQAIINQVDGWLYTPYYTSTPGLESYWENRYHHDDTPQSSMDVALTLYHSGARLSTRAVGQLATTSGSNCKVYATSVLEAHSYHLSDILKGVLVRYVAKSDMETTFQLETWIFRHIKYVPPFEKSHHRLVDLEVGTDFDVKEQVFRNFGVPLGPNSDVTVMLRWSAGVAVEDQVAEDNVQHPQIVLMDPTLTIAAEELLTLEPGEQVLSYTFTLRKPLLPGSWMIKIIISGAVVASHSFLVLPMQFVQGQQISVQKARELHRGPSEPYTDDDLSHLTALFALSHPGNVSAKEVTSHHSNLYGPQLSQWIDELVSRFYTIQDSCYVAGQDVPECVRFLLDSCSHTSWSSLAPDPKSDLGEVDDRTGRISDPYRIGNREF, encoded by the exons ATGGGATGTTTTATGGACAGCAGAGAGAACCGTCTGCTCCGGGGACACGCAGGGCAACTGAAGCGCAACACCCCAAACCTGTGCTGTGACGTGTGCTACCAGAGGGGCTATATGTATGCCGGTGTGGAGTATGG GAGAGAATGCTTCTGTGGGAATGAAGAACTGTCACTCCAGATGAAAGCGTCTGACCAAATGTGCAGCATGGCTTGCACTGGTGACCCCAAACTCAAGTGTGGTGACTACCTCTACATCAGCATCTACCAAACAGGACTGGCCA AATACACACCTGTAGCACTGAAAGTGCCCTCCCCATACCCAGTTAATAAATCTGCAAGAGTTGCATTCATTCTTACTGTCAATGGGCGAGCTATAAGACAGATGAGGCGGCTGGTGAAGGCACTCTACCACAAGGACCACTACTTCTTCATTCATGTTGACTCT CGGCAAGACTATCTGTTCCGAGAAGTGCTAAAGCTGGAGGAGCAGTTCAGTAACATTCGTGTATCCCAGTACCGGCTCTCCACCATCTGGGGAGGTGCCTCACTTCTCAGAATCCTCCTTCACTGCATGGTTCAGATCACCAAGATCAAGGAGTGGAAATGGGATTTCATCATCAACCTTAGTGAATCTGATTATCCCATCAA gaagaatgaagagctAGTGGCATTCCTAACCAGCAACAAGGATCGCAATTTCCTCAAGTCACATGGTCATGACACCAACAAGTTCCTCCAGAAGCAAGGCCTTGACCGCACCTTCCTGGAGTGTGAGAACCACATGTGGAGGATTGGGGAACGTCGCCTTCCTCTTG GAGTTCGTGTGGATGGTGGGAGTGACTGGCTGTGTCTGAACAGAGCTTTTGTTGAGTATGTGGTGACCAGCCAGAGTCAACTAGTGCAGGGACTCAAGAAAGTATACTCTTACACATTGTTACCAGCTGAG TCTTTCTTTCATACTGTGTTGCGCAACTCGGAATTCTGCCAAAGCTTCACAGACAACAACCTTCACATCACCAACTGGAAAAGAAAGTTGGGCTGCAAGTGTCAGTACAAACACATTGTTGACTGGTGTGGCTGCTCACCAAATGACTTCACTCCAGGGGATTGGGGAAAGCTGGAG GCCTCAGTATCCAGGAATTTATTCTTCGCTCGAAAGTTTGAAGCTGTCATAAGTCAGGCCATTATCAACCAAGTGGATGGGTGGCTCTACACACCCTATTATACCT CTACTCCTGGTCTTGAGAGTTACTGGGAGAACCGATACCACCATGATGACACTCCACAAAGTAGCATGGATGTGGCCCTCACCCTGTATCACTCTGGGGCCAGACTTAGCACCCGTGCTGTGGGTCAGCTTGCAACCACGAGTGGTAGCAATTGTAAGGTGTATGCTACATCTGTGCTTGAGGCACATTCTTATCATCTCAGTGATATTCTAAAg GGTGTCTTGGTACGATATGTGGCAAAAAGCGATATGGAAACGACTTTTCAACTTGAGACTTGGATATTTCGCCATATTAAATATGTGCCACCATTTGAGAAGTCCCATCATCGGCTTGTA GATCTTGAGGTTGGAACAGATTTTGATGTGAAAGAGCAAGTTTTCCGCAACTTTGGTGTGCCTCTGGGCCCCAACAGTGATGTGACTGTGATGTTGCGGTGGTCTGCTGGAGTAGCTGTCGAGGACCAGGTTGCTGAAGACAACGTACAACATCCACAGATTGTGTTGATGGATCCCACCTTGACCATTGCTGCAGAGGAGCTACTCACTTTAGAGCCAGGGGAGCAG GTTTTGTCCTACACCTTCACCCTGCGCAAGCCACTCTTGCCAGGATCATGGATGATCAAGATCATCATTAGTGGCGCAGTGGTGGCGTCACATTCATTCCTAGTCTTACCCATGCAGTTTGTACAAGGGCAGCAGATATCGGTCCAGAAGGCAAG AGAATTGCACCGAGGGCCATCTGAGCCATACACAGATGATGACCTCAGTCATCTCACTGCCCTCTTTGCTCTGAGTCACCCTGGCAATGTGTCAGCTAAGGAAGTCACAAGCCATCATTCTAATTTGTATGGACCACAGCTGTCACAATGGATAGATGAACTAGTCAGCAG ATTCTACACAATCCAAGATTCCTGCTATGTGGCTGGCCAGGATGTCCCAGAGTGTGTTCGCTTCTTGTTAGACTCCTGCTCCCACACTTCCTGGAGCTCTCTGGCACCTGACCCAAAGTCAGATCTTGGTGAGGTTGATgacagaactggaagaatttcTGATCCATATCGCATTGGAAATAGAGAATTTTAG
- the LOC135109167 gene encoding xylosyltransferase oxt-like isoform X1: protein MAVVPARAVLIVSFNIFRVLCRKYGLYFIIGLTIILFQGYSGYYVLRLGSDERPVERDYLHVLPSDDKSPVDVESRVYQVDKGDADSHNKGPPDALDMNSHELSREWLGIDLPCAIRSRESLSAIRRATTDHCKALIANITCHIQAGTFYPTRLQSSCPTNGKVRGKYMGCFMDSRENRLLRGHAGQLKRNTPNLCCDVCYQRGYMYAGVEYGRECFCGNEELSLQMKASDQMCSMACTGDPKLKCGDYLYISIYQTGLAKYTPVALKVPSPYPVNKSARVAFILTVNGRAIRQMRRLVKALYHKDHYFFIHVDSRQDYLFREVLKLEEQFSNIRVSQYRLSTIWGGASLLRILLHCMVQITKIKEWKWDFIINLSESDYPIKKNEELVAFLTSNKDRNFLKSHGHDTNKFLQKQGLDRTFLECENHMWRIGERRLPLGVRVDGGSDWLCLNRAFVEYVVTSQSQLVQGLKKVYSYTLLPAESFFHTVLRNSEFCQSFTDNNLHITNWKRKLGCKCQYKHIVDWCGCSPNDFTPGDWGKLEASVSRNLFFARKFEAVISQAIINQVDGWLYTPYYTSTPGLESYWENRYHHDDTPQSSMDVALTLYHSGARLSTRAVGQLATTSGSNCKVYATSVLEAHSYHLSDILKGVLVRYVAKSDMETTFQLETWIFRHIKYVPPFEKSHHRLVDLEVGTDFDVKEQVFRNFGVPLGPNSDVTVMLRWSAGVAVEDQVAEDNVQHPQIVLMDPTLTIAAEELLTLEPGEQVLSYTFTLRKPLLPGSWMIKIIISGAVVASHSFLVLPMQFVQGQQISVQKARELHRGPSEPYTDDDLSHLTALFALSHPGNVSAKEVTSHHSNLYGPQLSQWIDELVSRFYTIQDSCYVAGQDVPECVRFLLDSCSHTSWSSLAPDPKSDLGEVDDRTGRISDPYRIGNREF from the exons ATGGCGGTGGTTCCTGCCCGCGCCGTCCTCATAGTTAGTTTTAATATATTCCGGGTGCTATGTAGGAAATACGGACTGTACTTCATTATCGGGCTGACCATCATATTGTTCCAAGGCTACTCTGGGTACTACGTGCTGCGCCTTGGGTCAGATGAGCGGCCCGTGGAGAGGGACTACCTGCACGTCCTGCCCTCAGACGAT AAATCCCCGGTGGATGTTGAGAGCAGAGTGTACCAGGTTGACAAGGGTGATGCTGACAGTCATAATAAAG GCCCACCTGACGCCCTGGACATGAACAGTCATGAGCTGAGCCGTGAGTGGTTGGGCATTGACCTTCCGTGTGCCATCAGAAGTAGGGAGAGTCTGTCTGCCATCAGAAGAGCCACAACAGACCACTGCAAGGCACTTATTGCCAATATTACTTGCCAT aTTCAGGCTGGTACATTTTACCCTACAAGACTTCAGAGTTCCTGTCCTACTAATG GAAAAGTCAGGGGCAAATACATGGGATGTTTTATGGACAGCAGAGAGAACCGTCTGCTCCGGGGACACGCAGGGCAACTGAAGCGCAACACCCCAAACCTGTGCTGTGACGTGTGCTACCAGAGGGGCTATATGTATGCCGGTGTGGAGTATGG GAGAGAATGCTTCTGTGGGAATGAAGAACTGTCACTCCAGATGAAAGCGTCTGACCAAATGTGCAGCATGGCTTGCACTGGTGACCCCAAACTCAAGTGTGGTGACTACCTCTACATCAGCATCTACCAAACAGGACTGGCCA AATACACACCTGTAGCACTGAAAGTGCCCTCCCCATACCCAGTTAATAAATCTGCAAGAGTTGCATTCATTCTTACTGTCAATGGGCGAGCTATAAGACAGATGAGGCGGCTGGTGAAGGCACTCTACCACAAGGACCACTACTTCTTCATTCATGTTGACTCT CGGCAAGACTATCTGTTCCGAGAAGTGCTAAAGCTGGAGGAGCAGTTCAGTAACATTCGTGTATCCCAGTACCGGCTCTCCACCATCTGGGGAGGTGCCTCACTTCTCAGAATCCTCCTTCACTGCATGGTTCAGATCACCAAGATCAAGGAGTGGAAATGGGATTTCATCATCAACCTTAGTGAATCTGATTATCCCATCAA gaagaatgaagagctAGTGGCATTCCTAACCAGCAACAAGGATCGCAATTTCCTCAAGTCACATGGTCATGACACCAACAAGTTCCTCCAGAAGCAAGGCCTTGACCGCACCTTCCTGGAGTGTGAGAACCACATGTGGAGGATTGGGGAACGTCGCCTTCCTCTTG GAGTTCGTGTGGATGGTGGGAGTGACTGGCTGTGTCTGAACAGAGCTTTTGTTGAGTATGTGGTGACCAGCCAGAGTCAACTAGTGCAGGGACTCAAGAAAGTATACTCTTACACATTGTTACCAGCTGAG TCTTTCTTTCATACTGTGTTGCGCAACTCGGAATTCTGCCAAAGCTTCACAGACAACAACCTTCACATCACCAACTGGAAAAGAAAGTTGGGCTGCAAGTGTCAGTACAAACACATTGTTGACTGGTGTGGCTGCTCACCAAATGACTTCACTCCAGGGGATTGGGGAAAGCTGGAG GCCTCAGTATCCAGGAATTTATTCTTCGCTCGAAAGTTTGAAGCTGTCATAAGTCAGGCCATTATCAACCAAGTGGATGGGTGGCTCTACACACCCTATTATACCT CTACTCCTGGTCTTGAGAGTTACTGGGAGAACCGATACCACCATGATGACACTCCACAAAGTAGCATGGATGTGGCCCTCACCCTGTATCACTCTGGGGCCAGACTTAGCACCCGTGCTGTGGGTCAGCTTGCAACCACGAGTGGTAGCAATTGTAAGGTGTATGCTACATCTGTGCTTGAGGCACATTCTTATCATCTCAGTGATATTCTAAAg GGTGTCTTGGTACGATATGTGGCAAAAAGCGATATGGAAACGACTTTTCAACTTGAGACTTGGATATTTCGCCATATTAAATATGTGCCACCATTTGAGAAGTCCCATCATCGGCTTGTA GATCTTGAGGTTGGAACAGATTTTGATGTGAAAGAGCAAGTTTTCCGCAACTTTGGTGTGCCTCTGGGCCCCAACAGTGATGTGACTGTGATGTTGCGGTGGTCTGCTGGAGTAGCTGTCGAGGACCAGGTTGCTGAAGACAACGTACAACATCCACAGATTGTGTTGATGGATCCCACCTTGACCATTGCTGCAGAGGAGCTACTCACTTTAGAGCCAGGGGAGCAG GTTTTGTCCTACACCTTCACCCTGCGCAAGCCACTCTTGCCAGGATCATGGATGATCAAGATCATCATTAGTGGCGCAGTGGTGGCGTCACATTCATTCCTAGTCTTACCCATGCAGTTTGTACAAGGGCAGCAGATATCGGTCCAGAAGGCAAG AGAATTGCACCGAGGGCCATCTGAGCCATACACAGATGATGACCTCAGTCATCTCACTGCCCTCTTTGCTCTGAGTCACCCTGGCAATGTGTCAGCTAAGGAAGTCACAAGCCATCATTCTAATTTGTATGGACCACAGCTGTCACAATGGATAGATGAACTAGTCAGCAG ATTCTACACAATCCAAGATTCCTGCTATGTGGCTGGCCAGGATGTCCCAGAGTGTGTTCGCTTCTTGTTAGACTCCTGCTCCCACACTTCCTGGAGCTCTCTGGCACCTGACCCAAAGTCAGATCTTGGTGAGGTTGATgacagaactggaagaatttcTGATCCATATCGCATTGGAAATAGAGAATTTTAG